The Coffea arabica cultivar ET-39 chromosome 4e, Coffea Arabica ET-39 HiFi, whole genome shotgun sequence genome includes a window with the following:
- the LOC113741751 gene encoding uncharacterized protein, producing the protein MEISQKFSKKSKDVSLQELRDRLAEFAKVRGWEQYHSPRNLLLALVGEVGELSEIFQWKGEVARGLPNWSPDDKEHLEEELSDVLFYLVQLADVCGLDLGQAALTKIVKNAKKYPVVE; encoded by the exons atggagaTCTCCCAGAAATTCTCCAAGAAATCCAAGGATGTCTCACTTCAAGAACTTAGAGATAGGCTTGCAGAGTTTGCTAAAGTTAGAGGATGGGAACAATATCATAGTCCAAGAAACCTGCTTCTAGCCTTG GTTGGAGAGGTTGGAGAGCTATCAGAGATATTTCAGTGGAAGGGAGAAGTTGCAAGAGGACTACCAAATTGGAGCCCTGATGACAAGGAGCATTTGGAGGAGGAACTGTCTGATGTATTATTCTACCTAGTTCAGCTAGCTGATGTCTGTGGACTGGACCTTGGCCAAGCAGCTCTAACAAAGATAGttaaaaatgctaaaaaataTCCTGTTGTTGAATAA